In Citrus sinensis cultivar Valencia sweet orange chromosome 3, DVS_A1.0, whole genome shotgun sequence, the sequence TTCTATTTGCCAAAACGGTGCGTTTCAATTCGGGGTGCAATTCGGGATTTAAAATCGGgagaaatagttttttttcctttagttaATAAATGTCGTTTGGAGCGACCggatattatttcaaaatccACTTTactattgagaaaaaaaatttaatatagaaAAGGGGAGGATATTTAAACTCGCCAAATTACTTGCCAAATccactttattattaaaaaatttattaattaattaccccAATctaaattactattatatacgaacaataattatataacaatatgtcttttttattaaattattcacttcttttaatattaatattcaaaaGGGTGAGAATACCTAAACCTAAGAAATTGCTCTCCAAACCCactttcttattaaaaattatattacttaaTTAGCCATAGccaaaattactattttagacataataattatataaattattttactttgctGTCTCTTTCAACCCATTGCAAAATTCAAAGCATGCTTAGGTTCTTCTTTTGTAGAGAGTGAGCAAGCGTAGCAAAGGTTTTAAGTTCATTCCTCGCTCCAAAGTTTGAGCCttttccaacttttgttttttgttctaGTAATTTGGGGTATACAGTTTCTAATGTAGAATATCATTGAATTTTATCTTCTCTTTTGATTCAAATCTCTTTAGAGTtcagtcaatttttttttttaaatctctttgtaatttaatatgtttCAGTTTTCTCAGTGTGAATGATGCAATgtttccataaaaaaattgaagcatcttaaaattttgaaattttgagaaCAAAGtgataacaaattaatttttatatccCACATTAGCTAGTAAATGAGATATACTTGGGTTTATAAGAAGAATATGCCACTTCACTCAATAGACTAGTCTTTTGCGTTAGATACCTAAAAATCCTAAGCCAAGCCCCTCAAACAATTGATATCAGAGCTAGATCACAATAGCTAAAATGTGGTGGTGTAACAACTCAGGTGTGTTGGATGAAAGGATCAGGGTCCGATGGTGATTTTGCCTAGAGGGGAATTGTTGAGTTGTGTCCTATATTGGCGAGTAAAGGGGAGATATTTGGTTTTATAAAGAGAATAGGTCACTTCACCTAATAGGCTAGTCTTTTGGGTTGGATATCAAAAAATCCTAAGTCAAGCCCCCCAGCAATTTCACGGTGTATTctaaactttttaattaataaaaggcACTTCTTGGCTATAAACAATAGCTAATTGCATTGCATTAGGGCATGTAAGAATAAATATAGGCTGCGATTACGCATTGTCAATGTTTTGGTTCTatcaactaaaaaataaaaggaaaagaaaaaatctcattgtccctttttttttttgcacataATGTTATACAAGGAACTTAGTTTAACAAGGGATATATTAGACATGTAGGTAATTttatagaataaattttaaaattttaaaatttaatgggTTAAATAAGTAAGCTGGTACATATAGTATTTTAGTGGGTTCCAATAACCCtaccttataaaaaaaaagcaaaatcgGGATTTCATCCCATTTGAGACGGGATTGTGACATATTTTtatcccataaaaaaattaaggacgagaatgagactttttttttatctcacttGCATATACAAGACATGAGTAGAATTGACAAATCCCATCTCATCCAATCCCATTACCAACCCTGTATAAAATGCCGAAAACAACTCATTGGTAGCGCAAGTGTTGGTAGACTGGTAACATACATACTTCAATCTATCATGCAAAAGAATCCAACTTATATGCCAACTACGTGTATGGAGTAGTGGATGCCCAGAGGATCAGGCTCTGGCAGAGCGCGAAGTTCTTCGAATGGACAGGACCAGTACCATCACTCACACGCTATCAGACAATTGTTTGCTCTCGTTAATTAAGTTTGGttaatgctaagttacatgcatgtaacttacaactctctcacatgaatagtataTGGTGTGGGCTCACTCACTATTTATgtgagaaaattataaattacatgTATTTAACTTAGGGAAATTCATtaagtttttatcattatcCCATCACTTGCAGCCTTCAATCTTTAATTTGCGTGATGCAGTATTCATTGTCGATTGATGTGTCATAtatgtgtgtgcgcgcgcacACATGTACGTTTATTGAAACCCATATACAACAACATAAACAGTATAGTACCCTCAACTCAACTCAACTCTTGCttaatgttaaatttattcatcatTATGATGTCATCATTAACTCTTTGTTGGATCCAGCTACGGTACCACCGTGGTACCGTACCattagttttgttttttgtgcCAGCAGTGTTGTAAACTTTCATTGAACCcctttcattcatttttatttaaactttacctcataaatattaaattaatttctattgcATCCATATAAACATTATAATTAGCACCTTAtactatttgttatttatacatttttcttatatattgcaCCTTTATCACAATACCCCTCTCTTTATCACAAATACCAGCGAACCTGGCCCGAATTTCGTTTCCATTTCCGTCCACGCCACCGGCCAAGGTTGGTACCGATCGGAAGATCGTGAGACGCCGGTCATCTCCACGCCATCCTTGTCACAAAAATAATCGGGTCAACCCGACCCGCGAACTCGACCCGAATTTTGTTTCCGTTTCTGGCAACTCCACCGGCCAAGGTTGGTACCGATCGGAAGCTCGCCTGACGCCGGTCATCCCCATGCCATCCTTGTCGTTGTAAAGCATTCGGAAAGCTGCCGATCGAAGCCGTGAAAAGTCACAGAATCCCCACTTGAATTCGCCGCGGTTTCTCCGGTTTTCGGTGACGCCACCACTTGGGTTTTGTTCTCCACAGTTTCCTCTGTCTTTTCTGACCAACCACAGCCACCGGAGGAGCCGATTTGCCGTTGATCGGCCGTTGAAGGATTCACGGGTTTAGGAGAAATGAACTTAATATTTGTGAAGCAAAGttcaaataagaataagtGAAAGGGCttcatgaaattttacacAGAAAGGACAAAAGCGGTGGCATGGTGCCACTGTTGCACGATAGGCGAGTTCCtctttgttttcatttgtCCTAACCTGACCAAATTGTCAGTGATTCGTTACGTAATTAACCATTGGGATTGCGTcttattgattgatttattgaCCACCAATAGTCGTATTTGATCCTCTGGAAACACGTAGTTGCTAGGGgaatcttctcttttttttttttttttgaaactgatTAAGCATCAGGTTACTGTATTACACAGAGATATATACAACTGCTATGACAACATgtcattacactgatatttacaataagatatatatacatgagacttatattattatatttttattctatgaagtacatgcccatcCAAATACCCCTCATGGAGGAGGGATGTCTCTACTCCACTCgcatttcgcaagggagaaAGACGCTATAAGAAATCTCCAcacaattatgtttaattgagGGAGGTTGAGTCCGTAGGGACTCGAACCATTGCCCTCATAGTCATGCTTAAGTTTAAGGGCAATGGTCCACCACTGGGCTACAAGCCGAAGTGGCTCTTCTCTCTTTGAAACTCGTTCCTGGAGCAAAAACGTAAGAACATATGTTGACTTTGGAATTGTTGTAACTTGCAAATGGGCCCTATGATTTCTAGTGGGAAAGTGTAAGGGAGGACTTCACGTCAGTGATGTGGCCGAGGTGCGCGAGAATGTAACCACAAAGTTGATGCAGTGGAGCCATTTAGAATCACATGAACTCCCGCGTGCTGACCGGCTGACCCCACCTCAACATTTTTGGAATTCTAGTTGGTTCCAGTTACCGTGCAGCTGTTGCACGGTACCcctattttgtctttttctgcCGCTACCATTAGCTCCAATATAAGATGGGTGATAGAATATATTAGAGATATTATATcagtaatataataaataaatgttatatatatatatatattaaaaaaccAGTGATTATATTAACACTATACCCCGAGAAGTTTTGGTTAGAAAAATTGCTTTTCCAATCCTTCTTGAAGATATCGTCGTTAGTAATGCAGCTGTTGTCCTCATGTTAATTTCAGGGGCAACCCTGTTATGTATTGAAATTCTAAAACATCacatgttttaaaaattttaacatataaatccaaaaaattttcaaacttgtATGTagtttaaacaattaaaaaaattaaaaatgggcGGGTTGTCtcaacttaaaaatttgacttaaaactaaatatcaatatttaactctctattttctttaatctaaAAAGTGAAATAAGTGACGACTTGATagtaaattcaattaataaattaactcaaaaaaacTAGCatgacattattaaaaaattaaataaataattataaaaactatatattttatcattttttcttatactttGGTTGCCACTTTAAAATATGTACAGactgaattttgaataaaaaaatctacagTACACTTTACTTCCAAAGTTATCAATTACtcgaaaataataaaacttaaacTTTATTCATAAATCTAAACTAAATTGACATCTAGCAATTCTAATTGGTagatttgttttgttattataatttattcaattgtCAATGTGTCACAATTTCCAtccaaatatttaattcaagttaatgcatttttttcttggttgtaatgtgaaaaataattgaggtAATTGGTTGATCAAGAATATCTTTTGTTGGCTAATGGTTgactaattatttaaattgagaaaaaaggTAGAATATATGAATAGAGAAGAGAGGAAAAGGgaaggataaaataaaattatcataatgcttataagtaaaaaaataaaataggggtcaaaaaataaaagataaaacagTGGTACCACAATTGTAACAAAGTTTTgtctttattaatattatttttctaaaatacggcccacatgcatatatatacacaaacgcgcgcgcgcgcacacacacacacacacacacatatatatatataggattCAACTATGGTGCCATAGTTGTATGGTACCACAACTGGATTCAGCCATTGGATCTAACTCTGGTAACAACTGTGGGCTAAATCTAATGGTTGGATCCAGCTGTGGTACCAtacaactgtggtaccatagGTTtgtccatatatatatatatatatatatgcttacGTATGGTATGGGCACTTGGGCAAGGGTTTTACTCTCAAGTCAATGTCGTGTGCTGCAGGGGGGCTGGAAAATGGACTGTCGCAGGATATATGAATTCGTTTTTATCAACTATCAAGCAATAACAATGGTGTGGCTGAAACAGTAAAATACAATAGCGGCAAATAcagtaattaaataaaaattataaacaagtCGTAGAAATAACTCGAGGCTCCTACcatatcattttcttaaaaaagatTTGTCACCAACTGTGGGAATGCTTTAGGTTTGAACAATAACTATTTTTCAGGAGGATACAATAGGAACGAAATAATTTCAGCACACCTCTAAATTGTTTCTCAGCAAACGTTCAATTCTTCGAGACGAAGAAACGTCGAAGAGAAGGAGGAAAACTCTATGCTCTTTATTTGTCCATCAATAACTATTTGGcaactaataataattggaGAGTGATATATTTGAACTCATTGGTAAATATAACAATCATAGATGCTTACACGGCGAAGGAAATCACTTTCACAACATGATTGCggtgtttcaaactttttttaagCATGTTAAACGTGCAATTTCTATGTTTAACTATGCTAGGTTACAATGGGACGCTTCTTCTTATTAATTGttcttcaacttttttttttttggcgtTAGTTTTACGGCAGtactttattgttttatttgcacCAAAATtgattacaaataataataataataagtacattttcattttaatatgtgtgtgtatggaTATCGGCATATATATGAAATGGGATTTCGTaggaaatgaaatattaaagaatCCTCTGTATCTTTTGTGATTTCATGCAAGGATTTATCTtggatatatatacataaatagAAGGATTTCGAGGATTTCGTTGATTATGGCCAGATTTTTGACATATTGGCTAAATAAACCAAAAAGGTGTCGTTGCTTGTCTTTTAATTGCTTGTTTGTTTAAATTGGTCGTAAATTTTCAACAATCGGCTAAATTGGTGGCATTAAAtgacacatacatatatacgTCACCTAATAACGAGCCAACATCAATCATAATATCATATAGAAGAGTCAAAAGATTCTGTTACCATACACAAGTCACtggaacaaaaaagaaaaaatgataccAATCAATCAATCGATTGGTTAATTAATCGCAGATCAAAATACACGTGAGCTACACCAACTCACGCCCAATTACAACCCTCGGAGATCTTGAGAACCCCATGCTATATGAAGCCCCTTCTAGTCCCTTCCATTGCAACTACTTTGGTAGATCCATCTCAGGAACGTTCTAGGTGTTATCAAATCCACCGTTGGATCGTCACGTTGGGGCACGTGTAGGGTACACATCTAACAtctcagaaaaataaatggtaaaatctttaatttctcaGCAACTTCGCCCCCGAATTTCCGCTCCGTGAAATGCCTATTTAAACCACCTCGCACCGTAACTCGTATTACCAGTGCAACAACAACCCAAAACAGCAGAAGCCCATCCCCTCTAAAAttgctctctttctttctctttctctctgtgATCTCCCTTTCTCTCTACAAGTTCTTCTAATCTCTAAAGATGGCCCCTCCTGAACTGGTGCAAACAGCCGTGAAACCAGCCGGACTCGGCGCAAAACCCGCGAGCTTACCCGGGAGAGCTTACGTTACATTCTTGGCTGGTAACGGAGACTACGTAAAAGGCGTTGTTGGATTGGCCAAAGGTTTAAGAAAGGTGAAAACCGCGTACCCGTTAGTGGTTGCCGTTTTGCCTGACGTGCCTGAGGAACACCGCAATATCTTGGAGTCTCAGGGCTGTATTGTCAGGGAAATCGAACCCGTTTACCCGCCCGATAACCAAACCCAATATGCCATGGCCTATTACGTCATCAACTACTCCAAGCTCCGTATATGGGAGGTAAGAACCTTTTTTTGGTATAGCTACAACGTACCTACTGTTCTGGCGTCGGAGACTTGTACTTGGATTAGATTCGAATGTTTCGAgaagagtttttttatttattttgtcgaATATGCCCCTGTTTGTGTTTCGCGCGcggtaaattaatttgtacttATTTATGACTGATCGGTTTGTGGTTGGTGGTGCATGGCATGCAGTTCGTGGAGTACAGTAAGATGATATACTTGGACGGAGACATACAAGTTTTCGAGAACATTGATCACTTATTTGATCTGCCGGACGGGTATTTCTACGCGGTGATGGACTGTTTCTGCGAGAAAACATGGAGCAAGACTCCGCAGTACAAGATAGGGTACTGCCAGCAGTGTCCGGATAGAGTGAGGTGGCCAGCTGAAATGGGGGAACCTCCAGCACTCTACTTCAACGCCGGTATGTTCGTGTTTGAGCCCAGCATCTCTACCTATCATGATCTTCTGGAAACTGTCAAAGTTACCCCTCCTACCACTTTCGCGGAGCAGGACTTTCTGAACATGTATTTCAAGCACATTTACAAGCCTATTCCTCTTGTTTATAATCTTGTTCTGGCCATGTTATGGCGTCACCCTGAGAATGTTGAGCTTGACAAAGTCAAAGTTGTTCACTACTGCGCAGCGGTATGTGTGTATtactcattttaaattaaattacatttgCTAATTTTGATGCCCTATTATTAGTAATGGTCTTGTCGTCTTGGGTGCTAATTCATTGTATATTTGTATGAATATATGAACAGGGATCTAAGCCGTGGAGGTTCACAGGAGAGGAAGAGAATATGCAAAGAGAGGACGTCAAGATGCTGGTGAAGAAATGGTGGGACATTTACAATGACGAGTCATTGGATTACAAAAAGCCTTCTGCTGATGGTAATGCTGGGTCTGTGAACTTGCAGCCATTCATTGATGCTCTCTCTGATGCTGCTGCCGTTCAGTTTGTGACCGCCCCATCCGCTGCTTAAGGACCTTGTACCCTGCTGCGGTAATTGGCAACGGAATTAAGGGGAAGCCTGAATTCTAGAGTTTTGGGATGCTGTTAATATGTGCTTCAAAGTTGTGTTACGGcaattgtaatttttcttaGCAATGGTAATTAATGCAGTACATGCTTCTAAATCATCACTGTTTAAGGTTTATTTCTCCTCAATTTGTCCgtaaacaaaacatttgcttATACGTTTCCATCAGTTCTTGATAGTGTCTAAATTAAGTACCGTGGCTTTGTAGCTTCAAAATCACTTGaccataaaatcaaaatttgttcGACAAaacatgactttttttttaaaaaaaataatatcaagtTTGGTTACATCTGTACAGGCATTAAGTTGGAAaattcgaaaataaaaaagaaattgatataATGGAGATTAGTTGTTCATGAATCATTGGCATGACCATTACTTGTTATACGTAGGACATGTTTACAAGTTCATCCGAGCTGATaattgtttataaatttatctgACCTGGAAgtggattaaaatttttcgGCTATTCATGAAACACAGGGGTTCTTTTGGAttcaatgataaaatttaaaatcaaggTACAACATAAATTCATCAATATGATGTAAGCAGGGTAAGTTTATAAGTTCATCTgagttgataattttttatatatttatttgacttggaagttgattaattttttatttcagctCTTCATGAGACGGAGGAATTGTTTTAGGGTacgtttggaattgagatgccgtgaaaaaaaaaagttgtaattatgaaataaaaattagtaatatataataaatgtaaattttaaataataattttgataaattattaaagatataatatattttttcatattaatataacttttaagttacagcagTTAATGTTTACCAAACAATTTAATGCGTCCAACCTTAATTTCAAATGCACCCTTAGATTCATcaatatgatataaaaattaagatctaaTATGAgaaactaaaatttgtttcatttattgaTTATGTTGTAGGTAACTAGGTATTGATTATGTCGGAGGGATGGGGTGAGCAATAGGACATGATACCTGAATTGAAATTGCAATTGACAAGTGtccttcatttttcttgctcAGTTTTTAAAGATcgtttaaagattttattatacCTGCACACTTTTATTAGGAATAATTaggattatttttcttttcttttctttttcctaattATCTCATGCCTAATAACACATTCTTTTTATAACTTATCGTTTATTTTCTTGCTCATAATACAAAACTTTGGaccacaaataaattgattgaacatctaatttttcttttcatctaACATTTTATAGCATCTGCGTTATTTTTGTTCATCGTTTAGTGTTAATTGTGGTATCTCAAAGTCTCATTGTTCgtttcaattcttcaatttaCTTATCAATTTCATGCTTCTATAACTTCAAAGGTTTGtgctaaaataattttcacatGTATTTCATGCCTGCCacatatttgataaaatgtcctcacattaaaaaaaaaaagaatgagtcataattttaatacttattttgatTCAGGTCATATGAGGCGTTGCAAAATGAGATTGTTGATAGAGAGTAGCAGTAATGAGGAGATAGTTTTGAATGAAGCAATTGGCACCTCAATTTTACCGATATATTTTCAAAGATAGTGAATCTAAAGAGAAGATCAGGCATGTTTGTCAAATACCGTTGATGTATTCTTAGTTGCTGCTGGTTGTTGGCCTTTGGCTAGAGATGTTATGTACATGCCATGTTTGTCATTCTTATTGTAtataatacatataataaaggaaaattgtaatgatttttattgtacaaaattttaatatagtaaTAAAGCTATCTTACATGTTTATTGGCATTTGAAGTTTATTCTAtatcaaatttgttttgtttctgaAATAACTTTCAATTGATATcgggatgatgatgatggagtGTGTTTCAGTTATGCACGATGAGATTGAAAGCAAAGAAGtggaaagaaaaaaggggGATGTTTTAGAATTAAGACTTTATCTCAATATGATGCATTTTTAGGAATgtggataaaataaaaaatggaccAAATCTTAGCCACTAATAGCCAAAGTAGATAGGTGTAATAAGATCTTTAAAAGTTGAGTAAGAAATTAGGTCATCATTAGATCTCAATCCCCTTCATAAAACTTGAAAGGGGAGCTTAAAGATAGAATGAAAGAgttatattttaagtaaatttttgttatataaaatttaactatgCAGATCATACACACATTTGTCAATTGTATTACTTTTAATGCATTTTAGAATTCCTCCTTCAAAAGTAGATAATAGTCAGTctaaagataatatttaaaaaatgtttccCATAATGCTCTAAATTCGTCATGTCTTGAAGGACCATGGTAATTAGGATAAAGTCTCCACAAAATTTATGACACATCAAATCAGTAAGATTCCACTTGGACCATATcaataattatctaaaatacaACCCGAgtagttaaaaaaatgtgaagaGGGATATAGTTGAATATGAGTAGTACCAGCACCAATAGATGTAGTTGTTCTTTTGGTTCAATTAACCTAGTAAAAAAGACATAAGAACTATATAAAAAAGACATAGGAACATTCTAAAGGCACTCTCATGTATAAAGTGAGGTGAACTTTAAAAGTAAAGCTGTATACACAAAGAGTGCTGCTAAATGACTAGAAGAATGAGAGAAAGCTGAGAGAAACTACAATCTAGGCTGTCGTTTtgtttcctctctctctctctctttcttctgtcagctttttctctctctctcttctctaaGCACATGCTCCATTCTCTCAACTTTCTCTCATTCTTCTTGATATTTAGCATTTTCCATACACAAAAGACTCATATTCGTTTAGAATTTCTTAGAAATCTAGCGTTCTTCACACTTTCACTGACTCATGCATCAAAATGTTGCAAAGCACTACCAGCGTCACTTCTGGCACTATCTTTCCTTTTTTGCAGGCCTGGAGTGATTATTTACCCCAAATCCTACCCAAAAACCAACGAGTTTGTCTATTTATAGCTGTTTTTACAAGTTCTCATAATATTTCTAGTCTGATTCAAAATGGGACTAAAATAGGTAACgatcattattaatataaatacatacaaGTTGTCTTTATAATTCTTGAATAGAgataatgaagatgatgatgatgatgatgataataataatagagtaGCATACGAGTTTATTCAAGAAAGTTTTCGATTTAACCGGTACTTTCATCTTCTAACTTGTTTATctagtaaatttatttcattttatttttaatctgaaccgtttattttatcaaagGGCTAGATTTGATGGAGTATTCATACTGGTTTTTTGTCTTAGTATCACATGAGGACCCTGTAAAGCAATTTGTTTGAGTGGGAAGAGCATGTTTCCTTCGCCTACGATGATATCTGTGATGTAGCTCCATTGGACGTGGATCAAGTGATTTGCGGGTTAAATCAATACTTATTAACATTCACCACTAAATTAAGGCAGACATAATGatgaatgttttctttttctttctctttgattttttttcatgagcaaatatcaataaattgtaaatgtaattaaatatatatgtaccAAGAAGTAATTAATTTCCTTAATTTCTAAACCGTTTTCATGAGCAAATATCAATCAATAAATTGTAAtgtaattgaaaatatatgcaCCATGAAGCAATTAATTTCCTTAATTTCTAAACCGTTTTCACGAACAAATATCAATCAATAAATTGTAAtgtaattgaaaatatatgcaccatgaagtaattaatttcattaatttctaaaCCGTTTTTCAATTTGTATCATCTCTTTTATGCCAAAATGCTAGGAATATCTGattttaattactatatttACTTAAATCGACACGTAATATTCACTGCTGCCCAACTGCTAAAGTGATAATTTCAATTGACACAGTCAAACGGTGTACTATATTATGTTTGAAAcggagaaaaaggaaataaatgaGAGGAGGGcaacaattttagtttttgcaTGAAGCTGTACGT encodes:
- the LOC102616851 gene encoding galactinol synthase 1 translates to MAPPELVQTAVKPAGLGAKPASLPGRAYVTFLAGNGDYVKGVVGLAKGLRKVKTAYPLVVAVLPDVPEEHRNILESQGCIVREIEPVYPPDNQTQYAMAYYVINYSKLRIWEFVEYSKMIYLDGDIQVFENIDHLFDLPDGYFYAVMDCFCEKTWSKTPQYKIGYCQQCPDRVRWPAEMGEPPALYFNAGMFVFEPSISTYHDLLETVKVTPPTTFAEQDFLNMYFKHIYKPIPLVYNLVLAMLWRHPENVELDKVKVVHYCAAGSKPWRFTGEEENMQREDVKMLVKKWWDIYNDESLDYKKPSADGNAGSVNLQPFIDALSDAAAVQFVTAPSAA